The Glycine soja cultivar W05 chromosome 6, ASM419377v2, whole genome shotgun sequence genome has a window encoding:
- the LOC114415514 gene encoding ubiquitin-conjugating enzyme E2 10: MASKRILKELKDLQKDPPTSCSAGPVAEDMFHWQATIMGPPDSPYAGGVFLVTIHFPPDYPFKPPKVAFRTKVFHPNINSNGSICLDILKEQWSPALTISKVLLSICSLLTDPNPDDPLVPEIAHMYKTDRNKYESTARSWTQKYAMG; the protein is encoded by the exons ATGGCATCGAAACGGATCTTGAAGGAACTCAAGGATCTCCAGAAGGATCCTCCTACCTCTTGCAGCGccg GTCCTGTTGCTGAAGACATGTTTCACTGGCAAGCAACAATTATGGGTCCTCCAGACAGTCCTTATGCTGGAGGTGTTTTCCTAGTCACTATTCATTTCCCTCCAGATTATCCCTTCAAGCCACCCAAG GTTGCATTCAGGACAAAGGTATTTCACCCAAATATAAATAGCAATGGAAGCATTTGCCTTGACATATTGAAGGAGCAGTGGAGCCCTGCACTAACTATTTCAAAG GTGTTGCTCTCGATTTGTTCCCTGTTGACGGACCCTAATCCTGATGATCCTTTGGTCCCCGAAATCGCCCACATGTACAAGACAGACAGAAACAAGTACGAGTCAACTGCCAGAAGCTGGACCCAGAAATATGCCATGGGTTAA
- the LOC114415513 gene encoding uncharacterized protein LOC114415513, with protein MSRRVQIDDAKNDDVPDGDSSPVEPDKLRKRDHINVPSHPFLMKLLNKQGDQIVLFADKVLKFTGSGKMKCRILLITDFAIYIVDPETDSLKRRIALAAVEKIYLSELSDNFLAVIIPTEYDLLIASARKNEIITAFVEAYELDVVSSNRFEYNAASDLVKEIEFEEVEGGVKTRILRK; from the exons ATGTCGAGGCGGGTCCAAATCGACGATGCCAAAAACGACGACGTACCAGACGGTGATTCCTCTCCGGTTGAACCGGACAAGCTCCGTAAACGGGACCACATCAACGTCCCTTCTCACCCCTTCTTGATGAAGCTTTTGAACAAGCAAG ggGACCAGATTGTTCTATTTGCGGATAAAGTTTTGAAGTTCACGGGTTCAGGGAAGATGAAATGCCGCATTTTGTTGATTACGGATTTTGCGATTTACATTGTTGACCCTGAGACTGATTCGCTTAAGCGGAGGATAGCCCTCGCAGCGGTTGAGAAGATTTATCTCAGTGAACTAAGTGATAACTTTCTTGCAGTTATAATTCCGACAGAGTATGATTTACTTATAGCTAGCGCTAGGAAAAATGAAATCATCACTGCTTTTGTTGAAGCTTATGAACTCGACGTGGTTTCTTCCAATAG GTTTGAGTATAATGCAGCATCTGACTTGGTTAAGGAAATTGAATTTGAGGAAGTTGAAG gGGGTGTCAAAACAAGAATTTTGAGGAAGTGA